One window of the Chitinophaga niabensis genome contains the following:
- a CDS encoding glycoside hydrolase family 9 protein codes for MKRCIFLLLLFFTTAVQAEYIRINQLGYLPAGIKVAVWGSLTDATLQSFELLDSASGKVVFKAAAGKAFGSYGPFKQSYRLDFSSFKTPGTYQLRTGNTSSPYFRIARNVYQGSADFCLRYLRQQRCGFNPFLKDSCHTFDGYTLYGPMPDSTYINTIGGWHDASDYLQYSTTSANTAYHLLAAYRDFPKVFGDRHDANGLPGKNSTADVLDEARWGLDWLLRMHPQDDWLFNQIADDRDHKGMRIPGLDPFYGRGFERPVYFCSGEPQVQGVKYNKMNKSTGVASTAGKFSSAFSLAYSLFQKNDPVYASRLLKRANTAYSLGVKKPGVQQTASVLSPYIYAEDNWTDDMELAAAQLFAVTKKQAFLKEGQIYAAKETITPWLGKDTASHYQWYPFINIGHYELAKHSKGAAKQQLIQYYKTGVERVWEKAKENAFYRGVPFIWCSNNLTTSFAIQCYWYQQLSGDASFAALAQANFDWLFGCNPWGTSMVYGLPANGDTPVDPHSAFTHLKNYPIDGGLVDGPVYGTIYNSLIGIRLADPDEYAAFQSSLVVYHDDYGDYSTNEPTMDGTASLIYLLALKENEGN; via the coding sequence ATGAAACGCTGCATTTTCCTACTTCTTTTATTTTTCACCACTGCTGTACAGGCAGAATATATCCGGATCAATCAACTCGGGTATCTTCCTGCGGGTATTAAAGTGGCTGTGTGGGGAAGCCTCACAGATGCAACGCTGCAATCATTTGAACTGCTGGATTCTGCTTCAGGCAAAGTAGTATTCAAGGCCGCCGCCGGAAAAGCATTCGGGAGTTACGGCCCCTTCAAGCAATCTTACCGGCTGGACTTCTCTTCTTTTAAAACACCGGGCACTTACCAGTTGAGGACCGGCAATACTTCCTCTCCTTATTTTCGTATAGCCCGAAACGTGTACCAGGGTTCTGCCGATTTCTGCCTGCGTTATTTGCGCCAGCAGCGTTGCGGCTTCAATCCTTTCCTCAAAGATTCCTGTCATACTTTTGATGGATATACCCTCTACGGCCCCATGCCGGACAGTACCTATATCAATACAATAGGCGGCTGGCACGATGCCAGTGATTATCTGCAATATTCCACCACCTCCGCAAATACTGCTTATCATTTACTGGCGGCCTACCGGGATTTCCCGAAAGTATTTGGTGACCGGCACGATGCTAATGGCCTGCCGGGAAAGAACAGTACAGCAGATGTATTGGACGAAGCACGCTGGGGATTGGATTGGTTACTGAGAATGCATCCGCAGGACGACTGGCTTTTTAACCAGATCGCAGATGACAGGGACCATAAGGGTATGCGTATTCCCGGACTGGATCCTTTCTATGGAAGAGGTTTTGAAAGGCCGGTTTATTTTTGCTCAGGGGAACCACAGGTGCAGGGTGTGAAATATAATAAGATGAACAAAAGTACCGGCGTAGCTTCTACGGCAGGAAAATTCTCGAGTGCTTTCTCCCTCGCGTATTCCCTCTTTCAGAAAAATGACCCCGTTTATGCCAGCCGGTTATTAAAACGTGCCAATACTGCTTATAGTTTAGGTGTAAAAAAGCCCGGAGTACAACAGACCGCATCTGTACTATCCCCTTATATCTACGCAGAAGATAACTGGACGGATGATATGGAACTGGCAGCGGCACAACTTTTTGCTGTTACAAAAAAGCAGGCCTTCTTAAAAGAAGGGCAGATATATGCAGCAAAGGAAACGATCACTCCCTGGCTGGGAAAAGACACGGCCAGCCATTATCAGTGGTATCCCTTCATTAATATCGGGCACTATGAATTAGCGAAACATTCCAAAGGAGCTGCCAAACAACAGCTTATTCAATATTACAAAACAGGTGTGGAAAGGGTTTGGGAGAAAGCGAAAGAAAATGCTTTTTACCGGGGTGTGCCTTTCATCTGGTGCAGTAATAATCTCACCACTTCATTTGCCATCCAGTGTTACTGGTATCAGCAACTTAGCGGAGATGCTTCTTTTGCTGCACTGGCGCAGGCGAATTTTGACTGGCTGTTTGGTTGCAATCCCTGGGGAACCAGTATGGTATATGGTTTACCGGCTAACGGCGATACTCCTGTAGATCCGCATTCTGCTTTCACCCATCTGAAGAATTACCCGATCGATGGAGGATTAGTGGATGGGCCGGTATATGGTACTATTTATAATAGTCTTATCGGCATCCGCTTAGCAGACCCGGATGAGTATGCGGCTTTTCAAAGCAGCCTGGTGGTATACCATGATGATTATGGAGACTACAGCACGAATGAACCTACCATGGATGGTACGGCTTCATTGATCTACCTGCTGGCGTTAAAAGAAAATGAAGGCAATTAA
- a CDS encoding murein L,D-transpeptidase catalytic domain family protein, which produces MKMRFSKKRYILPFLCLTSLLSLKVSSIGKKNTGVVKHTVAKTGVSANAMLYDQLALGALGLSQQAYEYALAGYERLLEEGKLKNDEILSIVDFSLPSSKKRLFVIDLASGKLLFNSLVSHGRNSGKDMATNFSNSQESFQSSLGFYVTGSTYRGKHGYSLKLEGEEEGINSNAMSRGIVMHAASYVDEKLARLQGYIGRSLGCPAVPVKLHKKIISKIQNGSCLFMYSPDQNYISASKMLQHAA; this is translated from the coding sequence ATGAAAATGAGATTTAGCAAAAAAAGATACATACTACCCTTCCTGTGCCTTACTTCACTTTTGAGCCTGAAGGTTTCTTCCATAGGTAAAAAGAATACCGGCGTTGTAAAACATACTGTTGCAAAAACAGGTGTGTCTGCCAATGCTATGTTGTATGATCAACTGGCACTGGGCGCTTTAGGGCTTTCCCAACAGGCCTATGAATATGCACTGGCTGGATACGAGCGCCTGCTGGAAGAAGGTAAACTGAAGAACGATGAGATCTTATCTATTGTAGACTTTAGTCTCCCCTCTTCTAAAAAACGTCTCTTCGTAATAGACCTGGCCTCTGGTAAGCTGTTATTTAATTCACTGGTTTCTCACGGACGTAATTCCGGAAAGGACATGGCCACCAATTTCTCCAACTCACAGGAAAGCTTTCAGAGCAGTCTTGGATTCTATGTGACCGGTAGCACTTACAGAGGTAAACATGGGTATTCCTTAAAACTGGAAGGTGAGGAAGAAGGCATTAATTCCAATGCTATGTCAAGAGGCATTGTGATGCATGCTGCCAGTTATGTGGATGAAAAGCTGGCCCGCCTGCAAGGTTACATTGGCCGCAGCCTTGGCTGCCCTGCTGTGCCCGTGAAGCTGCATAAAAAGATCATCAGCAAAATACAGAACGGCAGTTGCCTGTTTATGTACAGTCCTGATCAGAATTATATCAGTGCTTCCAAAATGCTGCAACACGCGGCGTAA
- a CDS encoding SDR family NAD(P)-dependent oxidoreductase, with product MEQNVILITGANRGLGLETARQLAALGHIIFLGVRSEEKGIDAIQKIESLHPLIPVIIDLEDEDTFSNAVDVITTTYGRLDVLINNAGVMLEEDIMKDSTDNVTSNILKRSFETNFFGTVALTNLLLPLLMKSKAPRIVNVSTNMGSLSLRSNGEPLLKTFAYNTTKTALNSYTIHLANAYAGTLLKVNSAFPGWVKTDMGTEWAPMEVSEGAETLVWLATLPEEGPNGGFFHKKQAISW from the coding sequence ATGGAGCAAAATGTAATTTTAATCACTGGCGCTAACAGGGGATTAGGCCTGGAAACAGCCCGTCAATTGGCAGCATTGGGGCATATTATTTTTCTTGGGGTAAGAAGTGAAGAGAAAGGAATAGACGCCATTCAGAAAATAGAAAGCCTGCATCCCCTGATCCCCGTGATCATTGATCTGGAAGATGAAGATACTTTCAGCAACGCAGTAGATGTTATCACCACTACTTACGGAAGACTGGATGTATTAATTAATAATGCGGGTGTTATGCTGGAAGAGGATATTATGAAAGACTCCACAGATAATGTGACGAGTAACATACTGAAACGTTCTTTCGAGACGAATTTCTTTGGTACAGTGGCACTTACTAACCTTTTGTTGCCGCTGCTCATGAAGAGCAAAGCACCCCGGATCGTGAATGTTTCCACTAATATGGGATCCCTGTCTTTGCGTTCAAATGGAGAACCACTCCTGAAAACCTTTGCTTATAATACTACTAAAACAGCGCTCAACTCTTACACCATCCATCTTGCCAATGCTTATGCAGGCACTTTGCTGAAAGTAAATTCTGCTTTCCCGGGTTGGGTGAAAACGGATATGGGTACGGAATGGGCTCCCATGGAAGTATCAGAAGGAGCAGAAACCCTGGTTTGGCTGGCCACTTTGCCCGAAGAAGGCCCCAATGGCGGCTTTTTTCACAAAAAACAGGCTATTTCCTGGTAA
- a CDS encoding slipin family protein: MKRVIINAYQTGLVFKRGVYKRMLTEGTYWIGFSEEVIYANKFEAFHPSEELNIYLQDAALAAALHVVEVKDNEIALQYENGLLKKVLTPGRYAYWKSLIEYQFVHADISKIEITEALDRSTLLSKHVMPYVRTYTVESYEQALLFVDGKYTQTLSGGTYLWWKNNIAVHIAKTDTRQLQLEINGQEILTKDKAGLRINAWVQYKVTDIIKALLQNKEYERQLYITVQLALREYVAAFSFDELLEKKDNISLNVDVAELGVEVLAIGIRDIILPGEMKDIMNQVLVAEKKAQANIIMRREETASTRSLLNTAKLMEDNPMLFKLKEMEYVEKIAEKINSISVSGNGVLIDQLRQIFVTQK, from the coding sequence ATGAAAAGAGTTATCATCAATGCATACCAGACCGGCTTGGTTTTCAAGCGTGGTGTGTACAAAAGAATGTTGACGGAAGGAACTTACTGGATCGGCTTCTCCGAAGAAGTGATCTATGCCAATAAATTTGAAGCCTTCCATCCGTCAGAGGAATTAAACATCTACTTACAGGACGCCGCATTAGCAGCAGCCTTGCATGTAGTAGAGGTTAAGGACAATGAGATTGCTTTGCAATACGAGAACGGTCTGTTGAAGAAAGTATTAACGCCTGGTCGTTATGCATACTGGAAAAGCCTGATCGAATACCAATTCGTTCATGCAGATATCAGTAAGATCGAGATCACCGAAGCTTTGGATAGATCTACTTTGTTGAGTAAACATGTAATGCCATATGTACGAACTTATACTGTGGAAAGTTACGAGCAGGCTTTATTGTTTGTGGATGGTAAGTATACCCAAACATTAAGTGGCGGAACTTATTTATGGTGGAAGAACAACATTGCTGTTCATATTGCTAAAACAGATACCCGTCAGTTACAGCTGGAGATCAACGGGCAGGAGATCCTAACGAAGGATAAAGCCGGATTAAGGATCAATGCCTGGGTGCAGTACAAGGTAACTGATATCATCAAAGCTTTGTTGCAGAACAAGGAATATGAACGTCAATTGTACATCACCGTTCAGTTGGCTTTAAGGGAATATGTGGCCGCATTCAGCTTCGATGAATTGTTGGAAAAGAAAGACAACATCAGTTTGAATGTAGACGTAGCAGAATTGGGAGTAGAAGTATTAGCCATCGGTATCAGGGATATCATCTTACCAGGTGAGATGAAGGATATCATGAACCAGGTGTTGGTAGCAGAAAAGAAAGCGCAGGCCAATATCATCATGAGAAGGGAGGAAACTGCAAGTACCCGTAGCTTGCTGAACACTGCCAAATTGATGGAAGATAATCCTATGTTGTTCAAATTGAAGGAGATGGAATATGTGGAGAAGATTGCTGAAAAGATCAATAGTATCAGTGTAAGTGGGAATGGAGTGTTGATCGATCAGTTAAGACAGATCTTTGTTACCCAAAAATAA
- a CDS encoding SDR family oxidoreductase, producing the protein MKHFADKVIWITGASSGLGAELALQLAKEKARLILSARNETALQAVQQQCLSYTPHCILLPADLVKDPLASLTSAALRAYGHIDILINNAGVTQRSLAIDTTLEVDRKLMEINFFAPISLTKHLLPHFRERQSGHVIVVSSMAGLMGFPLRTAYSAAKHALHGYFETLQVEHTIPGLHITIVSPGRVNTPISLHALTGTGSLHNQMDKGQQNGIPVQVCAARILTAIERKKRHVIIARNEKLLWWLRKFIPPLYYSIARKAGLKH; encoded by the coding sequence ATGAAGCATTTTGCAGATAAAGTGATCTGGATAACAGGCGCCTCTTCAGGATTGGGTGCTGAACTGGCTCTCCAGCTGGCGAAAGAAAAGGCCCGCCTGATCTTAAGCGCCAGGAATGAAACCGCCTTACAGGCTGTTCAGCAGCAATGCCTGTCCTATACTCCCCATTGCATCCTGCTGCCGGCAGACCTTGTCAAAGATCCTTTAGCGTCACTAACATCAGCAGCCCTTCGTGCCTATGGCCATATTGATATCCTCATCAACAACGCCGGTGTTACACAACGTTCCCTGGCAATAGACACTACGCTGGAAGTAGACAGGAAGCTGATGGAAATAAATTTCTTCGCCCCGATATCCCTTACGAAACATCTCTTGCCCCATTTCCGGGAAAGGCAATCCGGCCACGTGATTGTGGTCAGCAGTATGGCCGGGTTAATGGGATTTCCATTACGTACTGCCTATTCTGCTGCCAAACATGCGTTGCATGGTTACTTTGAAACCTTACAGGTAGAACATACCATTCCCGGTTTACATATTACCATTGTTAGCCCGGGCCGGGTGAACACACCCATATCCCTCCATGCGCTCACCGGCACCGGTAGTTTACACAATCAAATGGATAAGGGACAACAGAACGGTATACCCGTTCAGGTATGTGCTGCCAGGATACTGACAGCAATAGAAAGAAAGAAAAGACATGTGATCATTGCCCGCAATGAAAAACTGCTTTGGTGGCTGCGTAAATTTATTCCTCCCTTATATTATTCCATTGCGCGGAAAGCCGGATTGAAACATTAA
- a CDS encoding helix-turn-helix transcriptional regulator → MKDLSRKLFCLRALHGYTQAYVAKQIGVSTTIYVGIEKDASTIPVKRLGSIAALYNLTLENLFAFNEKDLIDLLKGKIPAILQEEFLPQLVAKLDAINKLLCQLVQHALSQLGNKGPKA, encoded by the coding sequence ATGAAAGACCTCAGCAGAAAGCTGTTCTGTTTAAGAGCACTACACGGCTACACGCAGGCTTATGTAGCAAAACAAATAGGTGTCTCCACCACCATCTATGTAGGTATCGAAAAGGATGCTTCCACCATACCTGTTAAACGGTTGGGAAGCATTGCAGCATTGTATAATCTTACATTGGAGAACTTATTTGCTTTTAATGAAAAAGACCTGATCGATCTTCTCAAAGGCAAAATTCCTGCTATTTTACAGGAAGAGTTTTTACCACAATTGGTGGCGAAACTGGATGCAATAAATAAACTATTGTGTCAGCTTGTGCAGCATGCACTTTCCCAATTGGGGAACAAGGGGCCCAAAGCCTGA
- a CDS encoding Crp/Fnr family transcriptional regulator — MSKKQPKYNISKSAANLSIDSFGPMYNWMFELFERIQPSRKGLKKMIIQDTRIEFFRKGEIIQENNKINRQCYFVFKGLVMASYIKDNGEEVTSWFMRENDVVISVRSFFTQQPSREVIIALEDTICISLSYEFLQKIYGVFTEFNFVGRVLTEKYYIQMEERAYSLRMDNATQRYNKLLTNHPDILQRVPLKYIASYLGITPQSLSRIRRKK; from the coding sequence ATGTCTAAGAAACAACCAAAGTACAACATCAGCAAAAGCGCAGCTAATTTAAGTATTGATTCTTTCGGACCTATGTACAATTGGATGTTTGAATTGTTCGAAAGAATTCAACCCTCGCGGAAGGGGCTAAAAAAGATGATCATTCAGGACACAAGAATAGAGTTTTTCAGGAAAGGAGAGATTATCCAGGAGAATAATAAAATCAACCGCCAATGCTATTTTGTCTTTAAAGGATTAGTAATGGCATCTTATATTAAGGATAATGGAGAAGAAGTGACTTCCTGGTTTATGAGAGAAAATGATGTAGTTATTTCTGTTAGAAGTTTTTTTACTCAACAACCAAGTCGGGAAGTTATAATCGCTTTGGAAGACACCATTTGTATTTCATTGTCCTATGAATTCTTACAGAAGATTTATGGTGTTTTTACAGAATTCAACTTTGTAGGAAGGGTGCTTACTGAAAAGTATTACATCCAGATGGAAGAGAGGGCTTACTCACTCAGGATGGACAATGCGACTCAACGGTATAATAAATTGTTGACTAATCATCCGGATATCTTACAAAGGGTGCCATTGAAATACATTGCATCTTATTTAGGGATCACTCCTCAGTCTCTGAGCAGGATCAGACGTAAGAAATAA
- a CDS encoding dihydrofolate reductase family protein — protein sequence MRKLFVSIMMSLDGFIEGPNQELDDFTDDEELFSYFHDVLDSIDLMIYGRKSYELMLSYWPKDKSSFADKMNNKPKLVFSRTLEKATWNNTTLVKDDVEGTIKKLKAQPGKDLVLFAGAEMVSTLRKLNLIDEYRIIVYPLVLGSGTPLFKDLKTTLQLEHVNTRVFTGGQVLLSYKPR from the coding sequence ATGAGAAAGCTATTTGTATCTATAATGATGTCGTTGGATGGGTTTATTGAGGGGCCAAACCAGGAACTGGACGATTTCACCGATGATGAAGAACTGTTCAGTTATTTCCATGATGTATTAGATTCAATAGATCTGATGATCTACGGCCGTAAATCGTATGAACTGATGCTGTCCTATTGGCCAAAGGACAAAAGCTCCTTTGCGGATAAGATGAATAATAAACCCAAGCTGGTTTTTTCCCGCACACTGGAAAAAGCAACATGGAATAATACAACGTTAGTAAAAGACGATGTAGAAGGAACGATCAAAAAATTGAAAGCACAACCAGGGAAAGATCTTGTGCTTTTTGCGGGTGCGGAGATGGTATCCACGCTCAGAAAGCTAAATCTTATTGACGAATACCGGATCATTGTTTATCCTTTGGTGCTGGGTAGCGGAACGCCATTATTTAAAGACCTTAAGACAACACTCCAACTTGAACATGTGAATACAAGGGTCTTCACAGGAGGCCAGGTACTGCTTTCCTATAAGCCACGTTAA
- a CDS encoding DoxX family protein: MNLKTTKAIYWTGAVLTSLWFGASGFFELTKNPIVWDITVQLGYPPHFIYILGVAKLSGIVVLLTPDRLLRLKEWVFAGIFFDIVFAFFSKLSVLEPSAAIDAVVAFVMVTVTYIMFRRLYPATYGVNSPL, encoded by the coding sequence ATGAACTTAAAAACAACAAAAGCAATCTATTGGACAGGCGCCGTATTAACCTCATTATGGTTTGGAGCCAGCGGATTTTTTGAATTAACGAAAAATCCGATTGTATGGGATATCACTGTACAGCTGGGTTATCCTCCGCATTTCATTTATATTCTGGGAGTGGCTAAGCTTTCAGGTATTGTTGTCCTTTTAACCCCTGACAGATTACTGAGACTAAAAGAATGGGTATTTGCAGGGATCTTTTTCGACATCGTTTTTGCCTTCTTCTCCAAATTAAGTGTGCTGGAACCTTCTGCTGCGATAGATGCCGTTGTAGCATTTGTGATGGTAACGGTCACCTACATTATGTTCAGGAGATTATACCCGGCTACTTATGGCGTGAATAGCCCTCTATAA